A window of the Serratia sarumanii genome harbors these coding sequences:
- a CDS encoding methionine aminotransferase gives MQSACSSRSKLPDVGTTIFTVIGQLSAEHQALNLSQGAPNFAGDPQLIEATAQAMRSGHNQYAPMSGVAALRAALAEKAERLYGARYDADEEITVIASASEGLYSAISALVHPGDEVIYFEPAFDSYAPIVRLQGATPVAIKLSLQDFRVDWDEVAAAINGKTRMIIVNTPHNPTGAVFDAHDIERLTALTRDTDIVILSDEVYEHVVFDGDIHHSMARYPQLAERSVIVSSFGKTYHVTGWRVGYCLAPAALMDEIRKVHQFMVFSADTPMQHAFAAALANPQSYLGLAAFYQQKRDLLASALQDSRFELLPSRGSFFMLARFSGFSHESDNDFAVRLIREAKVATIPLSAFYSDSTDTGIIRLSFSKDNETLLEGARRLSQV, from the coding sequence ATGCAGAGCGCCTGTTCATCCCGCTCGAAGCTGCCGGACGTCGGCACCACCATTTTCACCGTCATTGGCCAACTCAGCGCCGAACATCAGGCCCTCAATCTGTCGCAGGGCGCGCCCAACTTCGCCGGTGACCCGCAGCTGATCGAGGCAACGGCGCAAGCCATGCGCTCAGGTCATAACCAATACGCGCCGATGAGCGGCGTGGCGGCGTTACGTGCTGCTCTGGCGGAAAAAGCTGAACGATTGTATGGCGCACGCTATGACGCCGACGAAGAAATCACGGTGATCGCCAGCGCCAGTGAAGGGCTGTACTCGGCGATCAGCGCGCTGGTGCATCCCGGCGACGAGGTGATCTATTTCGAACCGGCGTTCGACAGCTATGCGCCGATCGTGCGCCTGCAGGGCGCCACGCCGGTAGCGATCAAACTGTCGCTGCAGGATTTTCGCGTCGACTGGGACGAAGTGGCCGCCGCCATCAACGGCAAAACGCGCATGATCATCGTCAACACGCCGCACAACCCGACCGGCGCGGTGTTTGACGCGCACGACATCGAACGTCTGACCGCCCTGACCCGCGACACCGACATCGTGATCCTGTCCGACGAGGTCTACGAGCACGTGGTGTTCGACGGCGATATTCACCACAGCATGGCGCGCTACCCGCAGCTGGCGGAACGCAGCGTGATCGTGTCGTCGTTCGGTAAAACCTACCACGTCACCGGCTGGCGCGTCGGCTACTGCCTGGCGCCGGCGGCGCTGATGGACGAGATCCGCAAGGTGCACCAGTTCATGGTGTTCTCCGCCGATACGCCGATGCAGCACGCCTTCGCCGCCGCGCTCGCCAACCCGCAGAGCTACCTGGGGCTGGCAGCGTTTTATCAACAAAAGCGCGATCTGCTGGCCAGCGCCCTGCAGGATTCGCGCTTTGAGCTGCTGCCCAGCCGCGGCAGCTTCTTCATGCTGGCACGCTTTAGCGGCTTCAGTCACGAAAGCGACAATGATTTCGCCGTGCGCTTGATCCGCGAAGCGAAGGTGGCGACGATCCCGCTGTCGGCGTTCTACAGCGACAGCACCGATACCGGCATTATCCGGCTGAGTTTTTCCAAAGATAACGAGACCCTGCTGGAAGGCGCGCGCCGCCTGAGCCAGGTGTGA
- a CDS encoding LysR substrate-binding domain-containing protein produces MPISLPSLDVLKTFVVVAQRLNFTHAARQLHLTQGAVSRQILGLEQRLGYPLFSRQARGLALTPQGAQLLVPVQQALGQLDEALTRAVAPPGALRIKCPTCAMRWVLPRIIRLQNERPDMHIELTASVSHGLDFSTEQFDAAVVFGRPPGKKLSAHLLFDEILTPVCTPTFLPPTPRLADLTDKTLLHPTRDRRDWLRWLKAAGADALPSGKAQHFDTLDLAMSAALQGFGIAIGDLCLLEEDIQARRIVTPFPLCVSSGAAYYLVYPERGAPSPALAQFIDFLTAEAADSRARLQNYLPITCNAL; encoded by the coding sequence ATGCCGATATCCCTGCCGTCGCTCGACGTGTTGAAAACCTTCGTGGTGGTGGCGCAACGCCTCAACTTTACCCATGCCGCCCGGCAGCTGCACCTGACGCAGGGGGCGGTCAGCCGGCAAATCCTCGGGCTGGAACAGCGCCTGGGCTATCCGCTGTTCAGCCGCCAGGCGCGCGGTTTGGCGCTGACGCCGCAGGGCGCGCAGCTGCTGGTGCCGGTGCAGCAGGCGCTGGGGCAGTTGGACGAGGCGCTGACGCGGGCCGTCGCCCCGCCGGGGGCGCTGCGCATCAAATGCCCGACCTGCGCCATGCGCTGGGTGCTGCCGCGCATCATTCGCCTGCAGAATGAACGGCCGGACATGCATATTGAGCTGACCGCTTCGGTGTCGCACGGTCTGGATTTCAGCACCGAGCAATTTGACGCTGCGGTGGTATTCGGCCGGCCGCCGGGCAAAAAGCTGAGCGCGCACCTGCTGTTCGATGAAATCCTCACGCCGGTCTGCACGCCGACGTTTCTGCCGCCAACGCCCCGGCTGGCGGACTTGACGGACAAAACCCTGCTGCACCCGACGCGCGATCGGCGCGACTGGCTGCGCTGGCTGAAGGCGGCGGGGGCCGATGCGCTGCCGTCCGGCAAGGCTCAGCATTTCGATACCCTCGATCTGGCGATGAGCGCCGCGCTGCAGGGGTTCGGCATCGCCATCGGCGATCTGTGCCTGCTGGAGGAGGATATTCAGGCGCGGCGTATCGTCACGCCGTTCCCGCTCTGCGTCAGCAGCGGCGCGGCCTATTATTTGGTCTATCCTGAACGCGGGGCGCCATCGCCGGCGCTGGCGCAGTTTATCGATTTCCTGACGGCGGAGGCCGCCGACAGTCGCGCCCGGCTGCAGAATTACCTGCCGATAACCTGTAATGCTTTGTAA
- the bglX gene encoding beta-glucosidase BglX — protein MKWLCVVSMLSGLALCPAFAQETPITQGMHAQQRDAFVSNLMKQMTLEEKIGQLRLISVGPDNPKEAIREGIRKGQIGAIFNTVTRPDIRVMQDQAMQLSRLKIPLFFAYDVVHGQRTVFPISLGLAASFDLEAIALSARVAAQEASDDGLNMTFAPMVDITRDPRWGRVSEGFGEDTWLVSKIAKVMVDGFQNGDPAKPGSVMASVKHFALYGAVEGGRDYNTVDMSPLRMHQDYLPPYKAAVDAGSGGVMVSLNAINGVPATANPWLLKDLLRDQWGFKGITISDHGAIKELIKHGVAADARDAVRLAITSGVDMSMSDEFYDKYLPGLVKDGLVAESDIDRACRDVLNTKYDMGLFTNPYVHLGPAGADPQDTNAESRLHRAEARVVARKTMVLLKNDKQTLPLSKQATIALVGPMADSQRDVMGSWSAAGVVKQSVTLREGLERAVGDKARILYAKGANVTQDKGIIDYLNEYEPAVAFDTRSPQQMIDEAVQAANKADVVVAVVGESQGMAHEASSRADITIPQSQRDLIAALKATGKPLVLVLMNGRPLALSWESEQADAMLETWYSGTEGGNAVADVLFGDYNPSGKLPMTFPRSVGQIPMYYNHLNTGRPFGKENPGKYTSRYFDSPNGPLYPFGYGLSYTTFSLSDLKLSSPTMARNGKLTASVTLKNTGKYDGATVVQLYLQDVTASVSRPVKELRNFKKVTLKAGQSQQVELPISEDDLKFYNASLKWGAEPGKFNVFVGLDSDNVQAQSFTLK, from the coding sequence ATGAAATGGCTTTGTGTGGTGAGTATGTTGTCCGGTCTGGCCCTCTGCCCGGCTTTTGCGCAGGAAACGCCGATAACGCAGGGCATGCACGCCCAGCAGCGCGACGCCTTCGTGTCCAATTTGATGAAGCAGATGACGCTGGAAGAGAAGATCGGCCAGCTGCGGCTGATCAGCGTCGGGCCGGATAACCCGAAAGAAGCGATCCGCGAGGGCATCCGCAAAGGGCAGATCGGCGCCATCTTCAATACCGTTACCCGGCCGGACATTCGGGTGATGCAGGATCAGGCGATGCAGCTCAGCCGCCTCAAAATCCCGTTGTTCTTCGCCTATGACGTGGTGCACGGTCAGCGTACCGTGTTCCCGATTAGCCTGGGGCTGGCGGCCAGCTTCGATCTGGAAGCCATCGCGCTCAGCGCCCGGGTGGCGGCGCAGGAGGCCAGCGATGACGGCCTGAACATGACCTTCGCGCCGATGGTCGATATCACCCGCGATCCGCGCTGGGGCCGGGTCTCCGAAGGCTTCGGCGAAGACACCTGGCTGGTATCGAAAATCGCCAAGGTGATGGTCGACGGTTTCCAGAACGGCGATCCGGCCAAACCCGGTTCGGTGATGGCCAGCGTCAAGCACTTTGCGCTGTACGGCGCCGTCGAAGGCGGCCGCGATTACAACACCGTCGACATGAGCCCGCTGCGCATGCATCAGGACTATCTGCCGCCTTACAAAGCGGCGGTGGATGCCGGCAGCGGCGGGGTGATGGTGTCGCTCAACGCGATCAACGGCGTGCCGGCCACCGCCAACCCGTGGCTGCTGAAAGATCTGCTGCGCGACCAGTGGGGCTTTAAAGGCATCACCATCAGCGACCACGGCGCAATTAAAGAACTGATTAAACACGGTGTGGCCGCCGACGCGCGCGACGCGGTGCGGCTGGCAATCACCTCCGGCGTCGACATGAGCATGAGCGACGAGTTCTACGACAAATACCTGCCGGGCCTGGTGAAAGACGGGCTGGTGGCTGAAAGCGATATCGACCGCGCCTGCCGCGACGTGCTGAACACCAAGTACGACATGGGGCTGTTCACCAATCCATACGTGCATCTGGGCCCGGCGGGTGCCGATCCGCAGGACACCAACGCCGAAAGCCGTCTGCACCGCGCCGAGGCGCGGGTGGTGGCACGCAAAACGATGGTGCTGCTGAAGAACGATAAGCAGACGCTGCCGCTGAGCAAGCAGGCGACCATCGCGCTGGTCGGGCCGATGGCCGACAGCCAGCGCGACGTGATGGGCAGCTGGTCCGCCGCCGGAGTGGTCAAGCAGTCGGTGACCCTGCGCGAAGGGTTGGAGCGGGCGGTGGGCGACAAGGCGCGCATTCTTTACGCCAAGGGCGCCAACGTCACGCAGGATAAAGGCATTATCGACTACCTGAACGAGTACGAGCCGGCGGTGGCGTTCGACACCCGTTCGCCGCAGCAGATGATCGACGAAGCGGTGCAGGCGGCGAACAAGGCCGACGTGGTGGTGGCGGTGGTGGGCGAATCGCAGGGCATGGCGCATGAGGCCTCCAGCCGCGCCGACATCACGATCCCGCAGAGCCAGCGCGATCTGATCGCCGCGCTGAAAGCCACCGGCAAGCCGCTGGTGCTGGTGCTGATGAACGGCCGACCGCTGGCGCTGAGCTGGGAGAGCGAGCAGGCGGACGCGATGCTGGAAACCTGGTACAGCGGCACCGAGGGCGGCAACGCAGTGGCGGACGTGCTGTTCGGCGACTATAACCCGTCGGGCAAGCTGCCGATGACCTTCCCGCGCTCGGTCGGCCAGATCCCGATGTACTACAACCACCTGAACACCGGCCGCCCGTTCGGCAAGGAGAATCCGGGCAAGTACACCTCGCGCTACTTCGATTCGCCGAACGGCCCGCTGTATCCGTTCGGTTACGGCCTGAGCTACACCACTTTCAGCCTGTCGGATCTGAAACTGTCCAGCCCGACGATGGCGCGCAACGGCAAGCTAACCGCCAGCGTCACGCTGAAAAATACCGGCAAGTACGACGGCGCCACGGTGGTGCAGCTGTACCTGCAGGACGTGACCGCCTCGGTCAGCCGGCCGGTAAAAGAGCTGCGCAACTTCAAGAAAGTGACGCTGAAGGCCGGCCAATCGCAGCAGGTTGAGCTGCCGATTAGCGAAGACGATCTGAAGTTCTACAACGCCAGCCTGAAATGGGGGGCGGAGCCGGGCAAATTCAACGTGTTCGTCGGCCTGGACTCCGACAACGTGCAGGCGCAAAGCTTTACGCTGAAGTAA
- a CDS encoding methyltransferase dimerization domain-containing protein produces the protein MNLYLYPAVLIAHRLGIFEFIALPPRNLTDICAQANVERRPAETLIMALLALKLIARDGETFHLTPEAEPFLLKKPHYFGYFWNLISSLWPPRDAA, from the coding sequence ATGAATTTATATCTCTATCCAGCGGTGCTTATCGCGCATCGCCTGGGCATCTTTGAGTTTATTGCTCTGCCCCCCCGCAACCTGACCGATATATGCGCTCAGGCCAATGTGGAAAGACGCCCGGCGGAAACGTTGATCATGGCGCTATTGGCATTGAAATTGATCGCTAGAGACGGCGAAACATTTCATCTTACGCCGGAAGCGGAACCCTTTTTGTTAAAAAAACCGCATTATTTCGGTTATTTCTGGAACTTGATCAGCAGCCTTTGGCCGCCGCGGGATGCGGCCTGA
- a CDS encoding ABC transporter substrate-binding protein codes for MFNFLPRLLLALVLFSTAAQADRQVTDQLNRQVTLPDRITRAVVLQHQTLNLLVQLDAMPQVVGVLSSWKKQLGPNYLRLAPTLATLPMPGDLTSVNIESLLGLHPQVVFVANYAPPEMIAQIERAGIPVVAISLRREAADQAGKMNPQLSDEDRAYTLGLQDGIRLIGEVMSRQPQAEALIKDVIQQRALVAERLRDLPENQRVRVYMANPDLTTYGAGKYTGLMMRHAGALNVAAKDIQGFKQVSIEDVLKWDPAVIFVQERYPEVVKQILTSPQWQPIDAVKNKRVYLMPEYAKAWGYPMPEAMALGELWMAKKLYPQRFADINLQQRVDAYYQRYYRATCCQSGQ; via the coding sequence ATGTTTAACTTTCTCCCGCGCCTGCTGTTGGCGCTTGTTTTGTTTTCCACCGCCGCCCAGGCGGATCGCCAGGTCACCGATCAGCTCAATCGCCAGGTCACGCTGCCCGATCGCATCACCCGCGCGGTGGTGCTGCAACACCAGACGTTGAACCTGTTGGTGCAGCTTGATGCGATGCCTCAGGTGGTCGGTGTGCTCAGCAGTTGGAAAAAGCAGCTGGGGCCAAACTACCTGCGGCTGGCGCCGACGTTGGCAACCCTGCCGATGCCGGGCGATCTGACTTCGGTGAATATCGAGAGCCTGCTCGGCCTGCATCCGCAGGTGGTGTTCGTGGCCAACTATGCGCCGCCGGAGATGATTGCGCAGATCGAACGGGCGGGCATTCCGGTGGTGGCTATCTCGCTGCGCCGCGAGGCGGCCGATCAGGCGGGTAAAATGAATCCGCAGCTGAGCGATGAGGATCGGGCCTATACGCTGGGGCTGCAGGACGGCATTCGCCTGATCGGCGAGGTGATGTCGCGTCAGCCTCAGGCAGAAGCCCTGATTAAGGACGTCATTCAGCAGCGCGCGTTGGTCGCCGAACGGCTGCGCGATCTGCCGGAAAATCAGCGGGTGCGGGTGTATATGGCCAACCCCGATCTCACCACCTACGGCGCCGGCAAATATACCGGGTTGATGATGCGGCACGCCGGTGCGCTCAACGTAGCGGCGAAGGACATTCAGGGGTTTAAACAGGTTTCTATCGAGGATGTCCTGAAGTGGGATCCGGCGGTGATTTTCGTGCAGGAGCGCTACCCGGAGGTGGTGAAACAGATCCTGACGTCACCGCAGTGGCAGCCGATCGACGCGGTGAAGAATAAGCGGGTCTACCTGATGCCGGAGTACGCCAAGGCCTGGGGGTATCCAATGCCGGAAGCGATGGCGTTGGGTGAGTTGTGGATGGCGAAAAAACTTTACCCGCAGCGTTTTGCCGATATCAATCTGCAGCAGCGGGTCGACGCTTACTATCAACGTTATTACCGCGCCACCTGCTGCCAGAGCGGGCAATGA
- a CDS encoding FecCD family ABC transporter permease — protein sequence MRLGWLALLTLCCALFSLGVGRFQVPITHSLMILLEPFTGQHYAGIDAIQRQVILVVRVPRVLLAMGAGAALALCGAALQGVFRNPLVDPHIIGVSSGAAFGGTLAILLSLPLAALLLSAFVFGMAALLLIFTLTSAIARRNILSLVLAGVILSGFFSACVSLMQYLADTEEKLPSIVFWLLGSFATADRQKLLMLFVPLLLAGGLLLALRWRINLLSLGDEDAGALGINVERTRWLILTLCAAIVAAQVAVSGSIGWVGLVIPHVARRLVGPDHRRLLPASLCLGALYMLVIDDLARTLSSSEIPLGILTALIGAPLFALLLRRAQVRGWHD from the coding sequence ATGAGGCTGGGCTGGCTGGCATTGTTGACGCTGTGCTGCGCGCTGTTTTCGCTCGGCGTTGGCCGCTTTCAGGTGCCAATAACGCACAGCCTGATGATTTTGCTGGAGCCGTTCACCGGGCAGCATTATGCCGGCATCGATGCTATCCAACGCCAGGTGATCCTGGTTGTGCGCGTGCCGCGAGTGCTGTTGGCGATGGGCGCCGGCGCAGCGCTGGCCCTGTGCGGCGCGGCTTTGCAAGGCGTCTTTCGCAACCCGCTGGTCGACCCGCATATCATCGGCGTGTCGTCCGGCGCGGCCTTTGGCGGCACGCTGGCTATCCTGCTCAGCCTGCCATTGGCGGCGCTGCTGCTGTCGGCTTTTGTTTTCGGCATGGCGGCGCTGCTGCTGATTTTCACTCTCACCAGCGCCATTGCGCGGCGCAATATTCTCTCTTTGGTACTGGCGGGAGTGATCCTCAGCGGCTTCTTCTCAGCCTGCGTCAGCCTGATGCAATATCTGGCGGATACCGAAGAGAAACTGCCGAGCATCGTGTTTTGGCTGCTCGGCAGCTTTGCCACCGCCGATCGGCAAAAGCTGCTGATGCTGTTTGTGCCTTTGCTGTTGGCCGGCGGCTTGCTGTTGGCGCTGCGCTGGCGCATCAATCTGCTGTCGTTGGGTGATGAGGATGCCGGTGCATTGGGCATCAACGTTGAGCGCACCCGCTGGCTGATTTTGACGCTGTGCGCCGCCATCGTGGCCGCCCAGGTGGCGGTCAGCGGCAGCATCGGTTGGGTCGGCTTGGTGATCCCGCACGTGGCGAGGCGGCTGGTGGGGCCGGATCACCGGCGCCTGTTGCCGGCTTCACTTTGCCTGGGGGCCCTGTACATGCTGGTGATCGACGATTTGGCGCGCACGCTGAGCAGCAGCGAAATCCCGCTGGGCATTCTGACCGCGCTGATTGGCGCGCCGCTGTTCGCGCTGCTGCTGCGTCGCGCGCAAGTGAGAGGCTGGCATGACTGA
- a CDS encoding ABC transporter ATP-binding protein has protein sequence MTDTLLAARGVSFAWPGGAPLFQHLDIQLRRGEVLAILGPNGRGKSTLLQLLLGSLTPQSGEIERHGEMGFVPQHFAPPFAYRVLDIVLMGRARHVGLFRSPSAEDHRLAREALQSLDLQHLAEREFGSLSGGQRQLVMIARALAMRCEVLILDEPTSALDLHYQDRVLSLMASLAREQQLAVVFSTHQPNHAHAVADRALLLGKEGRSRLGACREVLTAQSLSPLFELAIERVPLTVAGRRYATLVPLYRSQLERHDE, from the coding sequence ATGACTGACACCTTATTGGCCGCCAGGGGCGTGAGTTTCGCCTGGCCGGGCGGGGCTCCGCTGTTCCAACATCTGGACATTCAGCTGCGGCGCGGCGAAGTGCTGGCGATATTGGGCCCGAATGGGCGTGGCAAGAGCACGCTGCTGCAGCTGTTGTTAGGCAGCCTGACGCCGCAATCCGGCGAGATTGAGCGCCACGGTGAGATGGGCTTTGTCCCGCAGCACTTTGCGCCGCCGTTCGCCTATCGGGTGCTGGATATCGTATTGATGGGGCGGGCGCGCCATGTCGGCCTGTTCCGTTCACCGTCAGCCGAGGACCATCGGCTGGCGAGAGAAGCGTTGCAGTCGTTGGATTTGCAGCACCTGGCAGAGCGCGAGTTTGGCAGCCTATCCGGCGGTCAACGTCAATTAGTGATGATCGCCCGCGCGTTGGCGATGCGCTGCGAGGTGTTGATCCTGGATGAACCGACTTCGGCGCTGGATCTGCATTATCAGGATCGGGTGTTGAGCCTGATGGCGAGCCTGGCGCGGGAGCAGCAGTTGGCGGTGGTGTTCTCTACGCATCAACCCAATCATGCTCACGCGGTGGCCGATCGGGCTTTGCTGTTGGGCAAGGAAGGGCGCAGCCGGCTCGGTGCCTGCCGCGAGGTGTTAACGGCGCAATCCCTGTCACCCCTGTTCGAGCTGGCGATCGAACGGGTGCCGCTGACGGTGGCGGGCCGCCGCTACGCGACGCTGGTGCCGCTGTATCGCAGCCAACTGGAGCGACATGATGAGTGA
- a CDS encoding substrate-binding domain-containing protein, with the protein MSDILLFAAGSLRLAFAPLLSAFQRRARQKVTAEFGPAGLLRQRIENGERPQLFASANVAHPQRLADLGIAGAVQIFARNRLCVTVRNVPALTERPLPQVLFDPHWRLATSTPEADPSGDYALQLFERCEQYWSGQGEALRRRALPLVGGRDSAPVPAGRLAAEYLIAGGQADIFLGYASYAPALAAYPTLAVRPLAPPLDIEADYGLCLLDDGAQRLAAFILSEQGQEILSRHGFMRRAE; encoded by the coding sequence ATGAGTGATATCCTGCTGTTTGCCGCCGGCAGCCTGCGGCTGGCGTTTGCGCCGCTGCTGTCGGCGTTTCAGCGGCGCGCCAGGCAAAAAGTCACGGCGGAATTCGGCCCGGCGGGGTTGTTGCGCCAGCGGATAGAGAATGGCGAGCGGCCACAGCTGTTCGCCTCGGCCAACGTGGCGCACCCGCAAAGGTTGGCGGATCTTGGGATAGCGGGGGCGGTGCAGATTTTTGCGCGCAATCGGCTCTGTGTGACGGTACGCAACGTGCCGGCATTAACCGAACGTCCGCTGCCGCAGGTGCTGTTCGATCCCCACTGGCGCCTTGCTACCTCGACACCGGAGGCAGATCCTTCCGGCGATTATGCGCTGCAGCTTTTCGAACGTTGTGAGCAATACTGGTCGGGGCAAGGGGAAGCGTTGCGCCGCCGGGCGCTGCCGTTGGTTGGCGGCAGGGATTCTGCCCCGGTGCCGGCGGGCCGATTGGCAGCGGAATATCTGATCGCCGGCGGGCAGGCGGATATTTTTCTCGGCTACGCCAGCTATGCTCCGGCCTTAGCCGCCTACCCGACGTTGGCGGTGCGGCCGTTGGCGCCGCCGCTGGACATCGAGGCGGATTACGGTTTATGCCTGTTGGATGACGGCGCGCAGCGGTTAGCCGCATTTATCTTGAGCGAACAGGGGCAGGAAATCCTGAGCCGACACGGGTTTATGCGGCGCGCGGAATGA
- a CDS encoding alpha/beta fold hydrolase — translation MGKSLHYLDVGSGFPLLLGHSYLFDLNMWAPQFEALAKRYRLIVPDLWGHGDSPALPAGRNSLSDIAADHLALMNRLDIEEFGIVGLSVGGMWGAELAALAPERVKVLALMDSYLGDETPEARQRYMGMLAAVEQAGAITSPLLEYIAAQFYSDEVPDALSQPLLAHLQSLPAARLRESIVPLGRMIFGRPDKLALLENITAASIVITGAQDKPRPPAEGQRMADLLGCRHVLIPNAGHISNKENPTAVNEILLAFLAENTTPLFW, via the coding sequence ATGGGCAAATCCCTGCATTATCTCGACGTGGGCTCAGGCTTTCCGTTGCTGCTGGGCCACAGCTATCTGTTCGATCTGAACATGTGGGCACCGCAGTTCGAAGCGCTGGCGAAACGCTACCGCCTGATCGTGCCGGATCTCTGGGGCCACGGCGACTCACCGGCGCTGCCGGCCGGGCGAAACAGCCTGTCGGATATCGCCGCCGATCATTTGGCGCTGATGAATCGCTTGGATATTGAAGAGTTCGGCATCGTCGGCCTGTCCGTCGGCGGCATGTGGGGCGCCGAACTGGCAGCACTGGCGCCTGAGCGGGTCAAGGTGCTGGCGCTGATGGACAGCTATCTGGGCGACGAAACGCCGGAGGCGCGGCAGCGTTATATGGGCATGCTGGCGGCCGTTGAACAGGCCGGCGCCATCACCTCGCCGTTGCTGGAGTATATCGCCGCGCAGTTTTATTCCGACGAAGTACCCGATGCGTTGTCGCAACCATTGTTGGCCCATCTGCAGAGCCTGCCCGCCGCTCGCCTGCGCGAGAGCATCGTCCCGCTGGGCCGGATGATCTTCGGTCGCCCCGACAAGCTGGCGCTGCTGGAAAACATCACCGCCGCCAGCATCGTCATCACCGGCGCGCAGGATAAACCGCGCCCGCCGGCGGAAGGCCAGCGCATGGCCGATCTTCTCGGCTGTCGGCACGTGCTGATCCCCAACGCCGGGCATATCAGCAACAAGGAAAACCCGACGGCGGTCAACGAAATCCTGCTGGCGTTTCTGGCTGAAAACACCACACCGCTGTTCTGGTAA
- a CDS encoding CDP-diacylglycerol diphosphatase: MKRLFRLLIILLVILLLAAVLWWFFGRGNPNALWQIVSQQCVPNQQQNNDPAPCLKVDLTQGYVLFKDSKGPYHDLVMPTEKVSGIESPALQTEHAPPYFAQAWNNREHISGELGKPLKDAWLSLAVNSKYGRSQDQLHIHVACLRQDIYNALGQQAEQLDQQWRPLAVKLVGHQYLARKLAGTDLTQEDPFRLLHNYVVEQGDSIGNYGLALAVSPQGEMLLLANRLKLTDLNLGSAGEIQDYHCAVAGN; this comes from the coding sequence ATGAAAAGACTTTTCAGACTATTAATTATTTTGCTTGTTATTTTGCTGCTGGCGGCGGTGCTGTGGTGGTTCTTCGGGCGTGGTAATCCGAATGCGCTGTGGCAAATCGTCAGCCAACAGTGCGTGCCCAATCAGCAGCAGAACAACGATCCGGCGCCCTGCTTAAAGGTTGATTTAACACAGGGTTATGTGCTGTTTAAGGACAGCAAAGGCCCCTATCACGATCTGGTGATGCCAACCGAAAAGGTCAGCGGCATCGAGAGCCCGGCATTGCAGACGGAGCACGCGCCGCCTTATTTCGCCCAGGCCTGGAATAACCGCGAACATATATCCGGCGAGTTGGGTAAGCCGTTAAAAGATGCGTGGCTTTCGCTGGCGGTCAATTCGAAATATGGCCGTTCTCAGGATCAGCTGCATATTCACGTTGCCTGCCTGCGTCAGGATATCTATAACGCGCTGGGGCAACAGGCGGAGCAATTAGATCAGCAGTGGCGCCCGCTGGCGGTGAAATTGGTCGGCCACCAATATCTGGCCAGAAAATTGGCGGGCACCGATTTAACCCAGGAAGATCCTTTCCGTTTGCTGCACAACTATGTGGTCGAGCAGGGCGACAGCATCGGCAATTATGGCCTGGCGCTGGCGGTCAGCCCGCAGGGTGAGATGCTGCTGTTGGCCAACCGTTTGAAGTTGACCGATCTGAACCTGGGCTCGGCCGGCGAAATTCAGGACTACCACTGCGCGGTGGCGGGGAACTGA
- a CDS encoding MarR family winged helix-turn-helix transcriptional regulator encodes MSQPRKLPAALGIHLDVTNRLWRTAMDQSVKMTNLTRPHWLALSAIADLGDGCTLKDVSQHLNAEVSTMSRALLFLEKNRLIARDALSEDKRAKGVRMTAAGQEMLAQLDHSSQQARQKLLNGISAGDLEAFYRVLFGIKHNAIAMLEQENLLPDEFALLAEERAGAMKPEGEA; translated from the coding sequence ATGTCACAACCACGCAAACTTCCTGCTGCGCTGGGCATCCATCTGGATGTGACCAATCGCCTGTGGCGCACGGCGATGGACCAGTCGGTAAAAATGACCAATCTGACGCGCCCGCACTGGCTGGCGCTGAGTGCGATTGCCGATTTGGGGGATGGCTGCACCCTGAAAGACGTTTCGCAGCATTTGAACGCCGAAGTCTCGACGATGTCGCGTGCGTTGCTGTTTTTGGAAAAAAATCGGCTGATCGCTCGCGATGCCCTGTCTGAGGATAAGCGCGCTAAAGGCGTGAGAATGACCGCGGCCGGGCAGGAGATGCTGGCGCAGTTGGATCACTCCAGCCAACAGGCACGGCAAAAGCTGCTCAACGGCATTTCGGCCGGCGATCTGGAGGCTTTTTACCGCGTATTGTTTGGCATCAAACATAACGCGATAGCGATGCTCGAACAGGAAAATCTATTGCCGGACGAGTTTGCGCTGTTGGCGGAGGAGCGAGCAGGTGCGATGAAGCCGGAAGGTGAAGCGTGA